In the Cannabis sativa cultivar Pink pepper isolate KNU-18-1 unplaced genomic scaffold, ASM2916894v1 Contig7, whole genome shotgun sequence genome, ttaaCGCCTCCTTCCACTCAgttctctaacccttgtatcctgccTGTAGCAAATATCACCaaaatctgagcccgaatctccttctcttgaatctggattcttcacagccttacacactatgattgagtaccacttgatgtgtgtgggcacttactctaatcACTCTAGGGTTTCGGTTTTgaatagagaaagagagagagggttttgaaaataggaaaagtGAAGGTGGATcaaaattttactgaaggaaagagtttgcatcatctttttctttgaggctatcactacctatttataggaaaccaatTACGGTTAGGTTAtatttatttagcattaaaataatgaaaaaataaaatggtaaattgctccccaagtggccggccatggatattgggccccacttttcaattttgcaatttttccaattattcATTTTATGTTCTCAAAAAttccatttttctaatttaacaacttaaatgccaaatctaattatttaataattaaaattaattaataaataaataaaattgccatttaacatattattaattagacttaataaagtcttaaTTAAcgaataaaccctagaatctcttttcttcacaattaagccctagcttagtgaaaattcataaactagtcatagtctaactttagaattataattaattaattaaaatcaattaactaattcttacaagcagtattgtctcaactagtatggggaccatgggcctatctatccgagcttccaataagcagatctagaatttaccaagtaaatccactaacttattaattcctcattgcatccaccatagaacttggaatttcactctcagttatatagaacgctctatatgctcCACGATATACATacgttattagttatccattgttataatcccaataatcaatggtcctctatagatgatttacattgcatagggatttatttgccgttacacccttcaatgtattttatccttaaagtacttagccacctataaatgatatttcagtgaactaacataatcactgaaaagagtactcaaccatttatctctgtttagccaagctcggaggaaatcatcatttcacttccatgtccaaatagaagctatagattccatatctatgataagcactcccactcaattgcactaccttgttcccaaaatatacgtatcaccctgaccaaaaagtaggcttataactaacaaatcaaagaccATGAATAATActtttgagatcgaacctatccatgtcaggattaagatcatttgatctaggatcaactaggtgatattgaattgaatagatattatagtgaatttatcatatctaattcaagttcaatatcggtcccttccaatgcatactccatgcatttaacccaagctttactttaacaaatgcgttggaaaggacatagcactgatcaaaggtgcaagtaaactatgttgtagattatcatatcacttAAACCctatgtactgataaatctaggaatatttttaatcacacaatcttgattactttccactgtgacgacacaataaacaagaatatcaatgtgataagagtttggattaatttataaatcaaatgaacatatagatgataacatgaaccaaatgacacactaaataagtgatgaaaatacttctgtctctttgttgataattaaatgataaaaattacattgaaatagagttttatttaatgcacaaagcccaacatatgacatatttaaaaatactaatagaaaatagaaaatgcATACCTTATTAATCATAACCATACCAATAGTTTGACGCTCTTCCTAATCCcataggataattttttttttttaaaaaaaaaaaaaaatcatgcgctctaaaatatatattgtcatGGTATATATGTGATAGTCTTTAGGTTTTTATTTCTTCATGTTGTTGAACAATAGTaggatatacatatatatagtaagGCAAATGGTGAAGAGATGAAAAGTctcataaataaatacaaagaatacaaatagtttttatttttaatggtaGAATTCAAATAGTTAATACGTATGTTATAATGTTTTAATCACCATATATAAATGATTTTTAATTTAGAATACTATAAGCCATGTTTTAGAATACTATAAGTCATTGATgattaatttcttttaattatttatttttaatttagtgtAGGTGGATTGGCTCATCAGGTTCCCACTGAAATATGATCCACACAAGAAAAAACACTTGCCATTCGTTGGTTATTAGGGGCATCCTGAAAACGTCCGGGTCGAAATatgattttcaaattaagttccGAATTAGTGGATGCTGTCAAAGGGAGTGGCGATGCCATACGCAGAAAGGAAGAGACTCATGGCagaggcaaaaaaaaataattaaaaaaatttaaaaccacCATAAAATAGAAAGATGATAATACTATCTTTATAGAAAGCCACCTCAACTCTCTTAaaactttcctttatatatattgatttaagttgccAGCTAAATTTTACTTTCAAATGTTAATTGGGATTGCACACCTGTTTACACGTGATAGTAGAACTTCGAAGCCAATAAAAATAAGTCACGTATACACATGTGTACACAGTGGTAATCCAGTTAGTATTCAACGGGGAAAATTTATTGGCGACTcaaatttgcaaaaaaaaaaaaaaagcgaaGTTAAGAGGgttttttcacccaaaaagattagGAGTTAAGcgtataaaattaaaacaaaataggATTTCAACACCAATTATCAAAGAACACATGGTAAACCCAGCCACCACACTCTTGCCATATCTAAAGAGAGTACAAGTTTAAAAACATTGATAACTAAAGAGTTCGCAGAACGATTATAAAAGAGACACTTAGAAACATTAATATGGTTACAAATAgcataaatatctttaaaaattAGGCTAAACTCAGCCAAGAACAAGTTTCTCTTCTGCTGGATATGGATAACACGTTGAGAATCTGATTCGACCTCCTTTTTGTTGAAGCCAAGATGTGAACATagaaaaaatttatatgttaattTCACTATTTTTAGTATTTGTCACAAACAATATCActatatttctatatatttttaaaatagcaAATTAtacatttctaattttaatactATTACTTTGTTTATAATACAATACATCAAAATGTTATAATTTAGATTATATAACtcaataagtaaaataaaaaaatatataaaaaatttataaaagtaAACGCGACttaatttcctaattaataatagaattaaattaagaaaacaCACACTTTACTAATTATTAGCCAAATAATTAATACcgtaatatatttttgtataatatataatagaACATTGTTATTACACATAATTTATCTCTAGCACTTTTAGACATGTCCCTTTGTAATTGATTAGTAATATTTCTTTAAATTAAACTATCTATAACCGATACTTACTTGATATTCACATTTAAAAAAGTATTAGCCATAAATCACAAGTACTTTTTAACatttctatatataatatatgtgttGAACTCATATCGCTCAAGAACACCAAGATGTATTAAATATTATGTATAATATGTTTGTATGGATCACCCTTATATAAAGAatcaaataaatacaatttgttttttttttttcttttattaagaaTACATTGATGACTGGTATAAGTTTGGATGATCAGATTGGGCCCGTTGTCCCAACCAACATttacaataatttaaattaacaagaattaataataaagtatttaattatatatgaactgtatacatataaatttttttttgtagcaaTTATATGAACTATATTAAGTACTCTAATTATACAGTTTctcaatatatttaaaaaaaaaatggaaaggaGAAGTGAAAAATGGAGAAAAGTCCTCACTTTTAATTAAGGGCCAACTCCAACAACATCAATCGTTGAACCAATCCCTACCTGCAACCAGGGAGAGGAACCCTCATTAACGTTAATATCCTTAAGCTCACTTAGCTTTGCTAATTTCACCTTACTGTCAGCTTCATCTTCCACCATAATATTATTCTGCATAGTATAAGTTCCATTACTAGtagtattgttgttgttgttgtttgtgtTAATAATGATGTTATTACTGTTgtcgttgttgttgttgttgttgttgttgttgttgttgttgttgttgttgtgttctTCCTTGTTAATCACGTAATTGTCAACTTCTCTATGGTGTTGATGATGATTATCTTCTTGATGATCGTCTTTCGGTGGCCCCATCCACGGCTGCAGGTAAATCTCTGTTGACACCTCAAAGCTTGGTACTACTACCGCTCTACTGATCCCATGGTGATGATCTGTTCTAGCTGATCTTGCCATATCACCACCCCCTGGTGCCGGCAAATTGAGGTCGAGTTTCAAATCAAGGGCTTCATCTTTATCATTATCATCAGCATTACCCTCGAACTTGGGTCTCCTTAGCCGGCTTTGATGATGATGAATTTGTAGTTCCATGCTTTCTTGAAACTGTTGGAACTTAGACAAAGCCGCTGAAGTGTCCGCTGCAGCAGTAgtgttggatgtgatccaatggcACCTTTTATGGCCTCCTAAAGCTTGTCCGGAAGAGAAAATTCGGTGACATATGGAACACTCATGAACCTTTGATTTTCGTTTGGATGTGGAGGCTATTGGGGAATTGGAGCGGTGGTGATGATCCAATTGTAAGGTTGAATTTGATTTGGTAGGGAAAAATTCGTCCTGGGTGATAGCATCATCATCGGCCATGACGGAGGGAAGGCTATCATCCAGTTGGACGTTGTCTAGCCGGGCAGCGAAACAGCCTTTCACTTTCTTGTGACTGGCTCTATGTCCGCCTAAAGCTTGGTGGGAATTGAAGACTTTTTTGCATGCCTTGCACTCGAACAAATTACCTTTGGCTACTGCTTTGGCTTTGATGTTACTATTATTAAGATTGCGATTATTCTCAACCGGAAGCCTAAATGATATTGGTGCAATGTTGAAGCTGATGGTGTTTCTTCGAATTTGCTCTTCTTCTCTGCTTGCCGAAGCACAAGACTCCTCCGGCTCAGCGGCCGTTAAAGGATCAACAGCAGCATTCGATAACATCATCAAGCAATTGGCTAAGTCTTCATCCTCACTAGAAGGACAAATATGAGAGGAgttatttattaccaaattcCCAACTTTTGCTCTGAatgatctttttctttttgaccAATTGCAGCCCCTCCCTCGGCCCGTTTCATCACCGTCGGACTCTGGTGAAGATAGGAGAGACTCGGCATCTTCGGAGCTACATTTACCGTGCTCAAGAAAAGATTTCCATGACATGAATTCCTTGCCGCAATTCTCACAGGCCCGGCAACTCCGCAGCCTGTTAGGGTTGGTTCTCAAGGCATACATTCGCTTGTTGGTAGCCGGAATGTCGCCCAAGGCAAGCTTCTCCTCCCAATCGCTAGCGGCGTCATCTTCGTCCAGGTGGCTGCTCTCGTCGCCTATTCCGTGAGCTCTCATGTGCCCTCCCAATGCTCTCCCACACCCAAAACCTTTCTTGCAAATTCTACAGAAGTGCTTCAagtttgtttgttgttgttgcttGTCCACAATCAAAGCCATGCATACATCTATCGattaatatatatctatttattaaataaatatacaaaaacaaATCGTCTTCAAATTTTTATAGTAAAGAAACAAAGAGAGAGATAGTAGTATATATTGTGATAATGGAAGAGAGAGGAAGAGGAGTTTGTTCTTGTAGTGAAAGGTGGTGTTGAGTTG is a window encoding:
- the LOC115715815 gene encoding uncharacterized protein LOC115715815 produces the protein MALIVDKQQQQTNLKHFCRICKKGFGCGRALGGHMRAHGIGDESSHLDEDDAASDWEEKLALGDIPATNKRMYALRTNPNRLRSCRACENCGKEFMSWKSFLEHGKCSSEDAESLLSSPESDGDETGRGRGCNWSKRKRSFRAKVGNLVINNSSHICPSSEDEDLANCLMMLSNAAVDPLTAAEPEESCASASREEEQIRRNTISFNIAPISFRLPVENNRNLNNSNIKAKAVAKGNLFECKACKKVFNSHQALGGHRASHKKVKGCFAARLDNVQLDDSLPSVMADDDAITQDEFFPTKSNSTLQLDHHHRSNSPIASTSKRKSKVHECSICHRIFSSGQALGGHKRCHWITSNTTAAADTSAALSKFQQFQESMELQIHHHQSRLRRPKFEGNADDNDKDEALDLKLDLNLPAPGGGDMARSARTDHHHGISRAVVVPSFEVSTEIYLQPWMGPPKDDHQEDNHHQHHREVDNYVINKEEHNNNNNNNNNNNNNNNDNSNNIIINTNNNNNNTTSNGTYTMQNNIMVEDEADSKVKLAKLSELKDINVNEGSSPWLQVGIGSTIDVVGVGP